The following are from one region of the Stanieria sp. NIES-3757 genome:
- a CDS encoding histidine kinase, with protein MSSFSTVHGLSVYQLVQQTSNSWQELLISPNIFQSYLTLTLELLKERQISTEIWLKLPQTKTWLGEIEKYLQQDNIKHIYWYGNQKNHPAFLLPESQLTTKITPIKIVNNSLLKKESFLIVVSPQLSCLILAQWQKAKISTELTNKRVQQPYLKAVLSFESSLIKTVITELNQLIFESESSQTILPDLNDISSENPEETQLITDLLRKQIEYTETLQNSLNALANNQSKTNSFAQFVEVQSEFLNKLVRELRSPITRMKTALSLLESKQIKGEQRQRYLEILDYECDRQNSLISGLLELLQLEIPFEVDSVRLEDLVPGIVSTYQPLAQEKQILLGYTIPSNLPPVACPSSWLRQIIIHLLNNSLQFTPAQGKVFVQATINNEFVELAVSDTGIGIDPQELTKIFDSFYRIRSTENEHVAGAGLGLTIVQQLAQKCGGSIAVSSKVGKGSVFKVLLPITLAELTDA; from the coding sequence ATGAGTTCTTTTTCTACTGTCCACGGATTATCCGTTTATCAACTAGTTCAACAAACTTCTAATTCCTGGCAAGAATTACTAATCAGTCCGAACATTTTTCAATCTTATTTAACTTTAACTCTTGAGCTTTTAAAAGAAAGACAAATCTCAACAGAAATCTGGCTTAAATTACCTCAGACTAAAACTTGGTTGGGCGAAATAGAAAAGTATTTACAACAAGATAATATTAAACATATTTATTGGTATGGAAACCAAAAAAATCATCCAGCTTTTTTATTGCCTGAGAGTCAATTGACAACTAAAATTACACCAATCAAAATTGTTAATAATTCTTTGCTCAAAAAAGAATCTTTTCTGATTGTAGTTTCTCCCCAATTATCTTGTTTGATTTTAGCTCAATGGCAAAAAGCAAAAATTTCAACAGAATTAACTAATAAAAGAGTACAACAACCTTACTTAAAAGCAGTTTTAAGTTTTGAATCAAGTTTAATTAAAACTGTGATTACTGAACTCAATCAATTAATTTTTGAATCTGAGTCAAGTCAAACAATTTTACCAGACCTTAATGATATTTCTAGTGAAAATCCAGAAGAAACTCAATTAATTACTGATTTATTACGTAAACAGATTGAATATACTGAAACCTTACAAAATTCACTGAATGCTTTAGCTAATAATCAAAGTAAAACTAATAGTTTTGCTCAGTTTGTAGAAGTACAATCGGAATTTCTTAATAAATTAGTCCGAGAATTACGCTCGCCCATTACTCGGATGAAAACTGCTTTAAGTTTACTAGAATCAAAACAAATCAAAGGAGAGCAACGCCAACGTTATTTAGAAATACTTGATTACGAATGCGATCGCCAAAATTCTTTGATTTCTGGTTTACTGGAATTATTACAATTAGAAATTCCTTTTGAGGTTGACTCAGTTAGACTAGAAGATTTAGTTCCAGGAATAGTAAGTACCTATCAACCATTAGCTCAGGAAAAACAAATTTTATTAGGATATACTATTCCTAGTAATTTACCTCCTGTGGCTTGTCCTAGTTCTTGGCTTAGGCAAATCATTATTCATTTACTTAATAATAGTCTTCAATTTACTCCTGCTCAAGGTAAAGTTTTTGTCCAAGCGACAATAAATAATGAATTTGTTGAACTAGCTGTAAGCGATACGGGTATAGGAATAGATCCTCAAGAATTAACCAAAATTTTTGATAGTTTTTATCGAATTAGAAGTACTGAAAACGAACACGTTGCAGGCGCAGGTTTAGGTTTAACTATTGTTCAACAACTAGCACAGAAATGTGGTGGTTCAATTGCAGTAAGTAGCAAAGTAGGAAAAGGTTCGGTATTTAAAGTATTGTTACCAATTACTTTAGCTGAGTTAACTGATGCTTAA
- a CDS encoding histone deacetylase superfamily protein, translating into MFPVIYSEDFLLHDTGYGHPEKPARLTAIVKALQQVAWHDQINWQKPTPITQREVLPHIQAIHTQKYIDKLQHLAESGGGYLDLDTPISPRSYEIALLAVSAWLDGVDLVLTNNNPAFVLARPPGHHATRETGMGFCLFSNAAIAANYALQQPGINQVAILDWDVHHGNGTEAIVENNPQIAYCSLHQYPCYPGTGQASDRDSDYRRSRGLYQNVLNIPMVAGSTIIEYQSAFEQKVIPFLTKIQPDLLIVSAGYDANALDPLAEIALQPQDYGVLTKFLLSITRRLLFGLEGGYHLEALAKSVIATINCCL; encoded by the coding sequence ATGTTCCCAGTAATTTATTCAGAAGACTTTCTTTTACATGATACAGGCTATGGTCACCCTGAAAAACCTGCTCGTCTTACCGCGATAGTCAAAGCATTACAACAAGTTGCTTGGCACGATCAAATCAATTGGCAAAAACCAACACCCATTACTCAAAGAGAAGTCTTACCCCATATCCAAGCAATTCATACTCAAAAATATATAGATAAATTACAACATCTTGCCGAAAGTGGCGGAGGTTATTTAGATTTAGATACTCCTATTTCGCCCCGTAGTTACGAAATTGCTTTACTCGCCGTAAGTGCTTGGTTAGACGGAGTAGATCTCGTGCTGACTAACAATAATCCTGCTTTTGTTTTAGCCCGTCCTCCCGGACATCATGCCACCCGTGAAACAGGAATGGGATTTTGTCTTTTTTCTAATGCTGCGATCGCAGCAAATTACGCTTTACAACAACCAGGGATTAATCAAGTTGCAATTCTTGATTGGGATGTTCATCATGGTAACGGTACAGAAGCAATTGTCGAAAATAATCCTCAAATTGCCTATTGTTCACTACATCAGTATCCTTGTTATCCAGGCACAGGTCAAGCAAGCGATCGCGATAGCGACTACCGAAGGTCTCGCGGATTATATCAAAATGTTCTTAACATCCCCATGGTAGCAGGCAGTACGATTATTGAATATCAATCAGCTTTTGAACAAAAAGTAATACCTTTCTTAACTAAAATTCAACCAGATTTATTAATTGTTAGTGCAGGATACGATGCTAATGCTTTAGATCCTCTAGCAGAAATTGCTTTACAACCTCAAGATTATGGTGTATTAACCAAATTTTTATTATCAATTACTCGCCGTTTATTATTTGGCTTAGAAGGAGGCTATCATTTAGAGGCATTAGCAAAATCGGTAATTGCGACTATTAATTGTTGTCTTTAA